In Streptomyces sclerotialus, one genomic interval encodes:
- a CDS encoding EamA family transporter, translating into MTAVFALASSILWGAADFGGGLLTRRMQALTVVVVSQVIAATVLGAIVVATGAWHAAEPQLWFAVAAGVVGPAAMLCFYRALALGPMGVVSPVASLGSVLVPLGVGFIQGERPGPVQIVGMAVAVVGVVLAGGPQRGGGSVTREAVVLTLIAAFGFGAVMAFISEASTTVTGLFLALFVQRLCNIVVGGAALYVAVRRGTPALPEGGAAVIRAALPALAFVGIADVAANGTYAIATQDGPVTIAAVLASLYPVVTAVAAMGLLKERLRAVQTAGASLALAGTALLASSG; encoded by the coding sequence ATGACCGCGGTATTCGCCTTGGCCAGCAGCATTCTGTGGGGAGCCGCCGATTTCGGCGGCGGACTGCTCACCCGTCGGATGCAGGCGCTGACCGTCGTGGTCGTCTCGCAGGTGATCGCCGCGACCGTGCTCGGGGCGATCGTCGTCGCCACCGGCGCCTGGCACGCGGCGGAGCCGCAGCTGTGGTTCGCCGTCGCGGCCGGTGTCGTCGGCCCGGCGGCCATGCTGTGCTTCTACCGCGCGCTCGCGCTCGGCCCGATGGGCGTGGTCTCGCCCGTCGCCTCCCTCGGCTCCGTCCTCGTCCCGCTCGGCGTCGGCTTCATACAGGGCGAGCGCCCCGGTCCGGTGCAGATCGTGGGTATGGCCGTGGCCGTCGTCGGCGTGGTGCTGGCCGGCGGCCCGCAGCGCGGCGGTGGCTCGGTCACCCGCGAGGCGGTCGTCCTCACGCTCATCGCGGCGTTCGGCTTCGGCGCGGTGATGGCCTTCATCTCCGAAGCCTCCACCACTGTGACCGGCCTGTTCCTCGCGCTCTTCGTACAGCGCCTGTGCAACATCGTGGTCGGCGGCGCCGCGCTGTACGTGGCGGTCCGGCGCGGTACGCCCGCGCTGCCCGAGGGCGGTGCGGCCGTCATCCGCGCCGCGCTCCCCGCGCTGGCCTTCGTGGGCATCGCCGATGTCGCGGCCAACGGCACGTACGCGATCGCCACGCAGGACGGCCCCGTCACCATCGCCGCCGTGCTCGCCTCGCTCTACCCCGTCGTCACCGCGGTCGCCGCGATGGGGTTGCTCAAGGAGCGGTTGCGCGCCGTCCAGACGGCAGGCGCCTCACTGGCCCTCGCGGGCACGGCGCTGCTCGCCTCCAGCGGCTGA
- a CDS encoding acyltransferase: MRAKKNVFSSLGAWRRRAASWAVHRGASWVREAGAVTAECPGPYRFRRIGGGTRLAFPQGTVFGERWIELGDHCIIGEQVTLTAGMMPGLDLGPESVLRLGNGVVLGRGSHVVASQTVTIGDEVYCGPYVYITSDNHSYDDPARPVGKQWPRTAPVEIGTGSWLGAGAVILPGARLGRNVVVAAGAVVRGEVPDHAVVAGAPAKVVRTWDPAAGWQPPLRTPPPVPIPEDVTSEQLLALAEWQAAEQVPASAAGGEQRRAREGQ, translated from the coding sequence GTGCGTGCGAAGAAGAACGTGTTCTCATCCCTCGGTGCCTGGCGGCGCCGGGCCGCGTCATGGGCCGTGCACCGTGGCGCGAGCTGGGTACGGGAGGCCGGCGCGGTGACCGCGGAGTGCCCCGGGCCGTACCGCTTCCGCCGCATCGGGGGCGGTACCCGGCTCGCCTTCCCGCAGGGCACGGTCTTCGGCGAGCGGTGGATCGAGCTCGGTGACCACTGCATCATCGGCGAACAGGTCACGCTGACCGCCGGGATGATGCCGGGCCTCGACCTCGGCCCGGAGTCCGTGCTGCGGCTGGGCAACGGCGTGGTGCTCGGCCGCGGCAGCCATGTCGTCGCCTCGCAGACCGTCACCATCGGCGACGAGGTCTACTGCGGCCCGTACGTCTACATCACCAGCGACAACCACTCGTACGACGATCCGGCGCGGCCCGTGGGCAAGCAGTGGCCGCGCACCGCGCCCGTCGAGATCGGGACCGGGTCCTGGCTGGGCGCGGGCGCGGTGATCCTGCCCGGCGCGCGGCTGGGGCGGAACGTCGTCGTCGCGGCCGGCGCGGTGGTGCGCGGCGAGGTGCCCGACCACGCCGTCGTCGCCGGCGCACCCGCCAAGGTCGTCCGCACCTGGGACCCGGCGGCGGGCTGGCAGCCGCCGCTGCGTACGCCGCCGCCGGTGCCGATCCCCGAGGACGTCACCTCCGAGCAACTGCTCGCGCTGGCGGAGTGGCAGGCGGCGGAGCAGGTTCCGGCGTCAGCCGCTGGAGGCGAGCAGCGCCGTGCCCGCGAGGGCCAGTGA
- a CDS encoding Gfo/Idh/MocA family protein produces the protein MTFSIGIVGAGQFSGQFAALFHAHPGVGEVHVTDLLPERAERLVAAEGLAGTYPSYEAMLASDVDAVAIFTQRWTHGPLVVQALRAGKHVYSAVPMAVTQEEIAAIIDAVRETGLTYMMGETSQYNPATVYARKRMAEGAFGRLFYAEGDYVHDMDLGFYEAYQYSGGENWKATASYPPLLYPTHSVGGVLGAWQTHAVSVSAIGVADERDDGVFDKKVSQFGNDFSNATALFEVAGGGSFRTNEFRRVGYPSHIRESRFRFFGTDGSMEQLATVSCWQDKKGVEDITELLQPKPTLSPDDPSLRHVAPALRDAFTSGSAPVHDRSRLPRAFDHMHNGHEGSHHFLVDDFVTAVAEGTLPSVNAWVAARYTLPGIVAHESAKREGERLPIPDFGDAPQG, from the coding sequence ATGACGTTCTCCATCGGAATCGTCGGCGCCGGGCAGTTCTCCGGACAGTTCGCCGCGCTCTTCCACGCGCATCCCGGAGTCGGTGAGGTGCATGTCACCGACCTGCTCCCCGAGCGTGCCGAGCGCCTGGTCGCGGCCGAGGGCCTGGCCGGCACGTACCCGTCGTACGAGGCCATGCTCGCGTCGGACGTGGACGCCGTCGCGATCTTCACGCAGCGCTGGACCCACGGCCCGCTCGTCGTCCAGGCCCTGCGGGCCGGCAAGCACGTGTACTCCGCGGTCCCGATGGCGGTGACCCAGGAGGAGATCGCCGCCATCATCGATGCCGTACGCGAGACCGGCCTGACGTACATGATGGGCGAGACCAGCCAGTACAACCCGGCCACCGTCTATGCCCGGAAGCGGATGGCGGAAGGCGCCTTCGGCCGGCTCTTCTACGCCGAGGGCGACTACGTCCACGACATGGACCTCGGCTTCTACGAGGCGTACCAGTACAGCGGCGGTGAGAACTGGAAGGCCACCGCGAGTTACCCGCCGCTGCTGTACCCGACCCACTCCGTCGGCGGCGTGCTCGGTGCATGGCAGACGCACGCGGTGAGCGTCTCCGCGATCGGGGTGGCGGACGAGCGGGACGACGGGGTGTTCGACAAGAAGGTCAGCCAGTTCGGGAACGACTTCTCCAACGCGACCGCGCTGTTCGAGGTCGCGGGCGGCGGGTCGTTCCGCACGAACGAGTTCCGCAGGGTGGGCTATCCCTCGCACATACGGGAGTCGCGCTTCCGGTTCTTCGGCACGGACGGAAGCATGGAGCAGCTCGCCACGGTGAGCTGCTGGCAGGACAAGAAGGGGGTCGAGGACATCACCGAGCTCCTGCAGCCCAAGCCCACCCTGTCGCCCGACGACCCGTCGCTGCGCCATGTGGCGCCCGCGCTGCGCGACGCCTTCACGTCAGGGTCCGCCCCCGTGCACGACCGGTCCCGGCTGCCGCGGGCATTCGACCACATGCACAACGGTCATGAGGGGAGCCACCATTTCCTGGTCGACGACTTCGTCACCGCGGTCGCCGAGGGCACGCTGCCGTCCGTGAACGCCTGGGTCGCCGCCCGCTACACACTGCCGGGCATCGTCGCCCACGAGTCGGCGAAGCGAGAGGGGGAACGACTGCCGATACCGGACTTCGGGGACGCGCCGCAGGGGTGA
- a CDS encoding ABC transporter substrate-binding protein has protein sequence MSAGDARRETVTYWLWDANQLPAYEACAAGFEKRHPGLDVKITQMGWDDYWTKLASSFIAGTQPDVFTNHVQKFAQFADLKVLAPLDELPLTRKIEDADYQPGLAAAWKGKDGHRYGAPKDWDTVALFFNKKMAADAGLSAAELNRLTWNPRDGGTFEKAIARLTVDVNGVRGDEPGFDRRHVKVYGLATNDGGDADGQTQWSSFAASAGWRYTDKRTWGTRYHYDQEVFQQTVGWYFGLAKKGYLAPFKDFSETSGPEVQVGAGKAAAALHGSWMIKTFHGMKKVGIGTARTPVGPTGERATMMNGLADSLSKHARNKKGAEQWVAYLASDACQKTVGEHGIVFPATREGTDAAVAAYEKQGIDVTAFTRPVNDKATMTFSFPITDHAADVYALMRPAMQDIYANGAPVGSLDRTNSQINHLFSR, from the coding sequence GTGTCCGCTGGTGACGCCCGGCGGGAGACCGTCACGTACTGGCTGTGGGACGCCAACCAGCTGCCGGCGTACGAGGCGTGTGCCGCGGGCTTCGAGAAGCGGCACCCCGGTCTCGACGTGAAGATCACTCAGATGGGATGGGACGACTACTGGACCAAGCTCGCGTCGAGCTTCATCGCGGGCACGCAGCCGGACGTCTTCACGAACCATGTCCAGAAGTTCGCCCAGTTCGCCGACCTGAAAGTACTCGCGCCGCTGGACGAGCTGCCGCTGACCCGGAAGATCGAGGACGCCGATTACCAGCCGGGGCTCGCCGCGGCCTGGAAGGGGAAGGACGGCCACCGTTACGGGGCCCCGAAGGACTGGGACACGGTCGCCCTCTTCTTCAACAAGAAGATGGCCGCCGATGCCGGCCTCTCCGCCGCCGAGCTGAACCGCCTGACCTGGAATCCCCGGGACGGCGGCACGTTCGAGAAGGCCATCGCCCGTCTCACCGTCGACGTCAACGGTGTCCGTGGCGACGAACCGGGCTTCGACCGCCGGCACGTCAAGGTGTACGGCCTGGCCACCAACGACGGGGGAGATGCCGACGGCCAGACCCAGTGGAGCAGTTTTGCGGCCTCGGCCGGCTGGCGCTACACGGACAAGCGGACCTGGGGGACCCGTTACCACTACGACCAGGAGGTCTTCCAGCAGACGGTCGGCTGGTACTTCGGTCTCGCGAAGAAGGGGTATCTCGCACCGTTCAAGGACTTCTCGGAGACCAGCGGGCCCGAGGTGCAGGTCGGCGCGGGGAAGGCGGCGGCCGCACTGCACGGCTCATGGATGATCAAGACCTTTCACGGCATGAAGAAGGTCGGCATCGGCACGGCCCGGACACCCGTCGGCCCGACCGGTGAACGCGCCACGATGATGAACGGCCTCGCCGATTCCCTGTCGAAGCACGCGCGGAACAAGAAGGGCGCCGAGCAGTGGGTGGCGTACCTGGCCTCCGACGCGTGCCAGAAGACCGTCGGCGAGCACGGCATCGTCTTCCCCGCGACCCGGGAGGGAACGGACGCCGCTGTCGCCGCGTACGAGAAGCAGGGCATCGACGTCACGGCCTTCACCCGGCCGGTGAACGACAAGGCGACGATGACGTTCTCCTTCCCGATCACCGATCACGCGGCGGACGTGTACGCCCTGATGCGCCCCGCCATGCAGGACATCTACGCCAACGGAGCCCCGGTCGGCAGCCTCGACCGGACCAACAGCCAGATCAACCATCTGTTCTCCCGGTAA
- a CDS encoding carbohydrate ABC transporter permease: MAAIIAITLLPFYWILRTALSSNAALTTDPSSPLPVGLTGGGFARVLGLQSTEEALAQGGAGGSIDFWRYLLNSTLVATAITACQILFSAMAAYAFSRLRWRGRDRVFALFLAGLMVPTIFTLLPNFVLIKQLGLVDTLLGIALPSLFMTPFAVFFLRQFFMNLPREVEEAALLDGAGKIRIFFRVLLPMASTPVVTLCVLTYITAWNDYFWPLMVSYSDSSRVLTVALGIFRAQTPQTGTDWSGLMAATLIAALPMLVLFACCARRIVNSIGFSGIK; this comes from the coding sequence ATGGCCGCGATCATCGCCATCACCCTGCTGCCCTTCTACTGGATCCTGCGTACCGCGCTGTCGTCCAACGCTGCCCTGACCACCGACCCTTCGTCCCCGCTCCCTGTCGGCCTCACCGGTGGCGGCTTCGCCCGCGTCCTCGGCCTCCAGAGCACCGAGGAAGCGCTCGCCCAGGGCGGTGCGGGCGGCTCCATCGACTTCTGGCGCTACCTGCTCAACTCCACGCTCGTCGCCACGGCGATCACGGCCTGCCAGATTCTCTTCTCCGCCATGGCCGCCTACGCCTTCTCGCGGCTCCGGTGGCGCGGGAGGGACCGGGTGTTCGCGCTGTTCCTCGCCGGGCTCATGGTGCCTACGATCTTCACGCTGCTGCCGAACTTCGTGCTGATCAAGCAGCTCGGGCTGGTGGACACCCTGCTCGGCATCGCCCTGCCCAGCCTGTTCATGACGCCGTTCGCCGTCTTCTTCCTCCGGCAGTTCTTCATGAACCTGCCCCGAGAGGTCGAGGAGGCCGCGCTGCTGGACGGCGCGGGCAAGATACGGATCTTCTTCCGGGTGCTGCTGCCCATGGCGTCCACACCGGTCGTCACCCTGTGCGTCCTGACCTACATCACGGCATGGAACGACTACTTCTGGCCGCTGATGGTCTCCTACAGCGACAGCTCCCGGGTGCTGACTGTCGCGCTCGGCATCTTCCGGGCCCAGACACCGCAGACGGGAACGGACTGGTCGGGCCTCATGGCGGCGACGCTGATCGCCGCCCTCCCGATGCTCGTCCTCTTCGCGTGCTGCGCACGCCGCATCGTCAACTCCATCGGTTTCAGCGGGATCAAGTAG
- a CDS encoding carbohydrate ABC transporter permease encodes MTVADNSSSVRLRWRPGAAPRPAAAKRDAERDGGGRGDGALAALFVAPAMLGFLVFLLWPTLRGIWLSFTRYNLLTPAEWVGLDNYVRMVRDPLFWESLRLTVEYVVINIGVQTVAALAIAVLMQRLTQSAVLRGIVLTPYLVSNVVAGIVWLWMLDTQLGIGNRILGAMGMEHIPFLADETWAIPTIALINVWRHVGYTALLLFAGLQAIPGDVYEAARVDGAGEWRMFWRVTLPLLRPVLAVVLIMTVIGSFQVFDTVAVTTAGGPANATNVLQLYIYNSAFGRFQFGYASAMSVALLAVLSVITVIQYRLTRAGRTDLGQ; translated from the coding sequence ATGACCGTCGCTGACAACAGCTCGTCGGTGCGCCTGCGTTGGCGCCCCGGCGCAGCCCCACGGCCCGCGGCCGCGAAGCGGGACGCCGAACGGGACGGTGGCGGGCGCGGAGACGGAGCTCTCGCCGCGCTGTTCGTCGCGCCCGCCATGCTCGGCTTCCTGGTGTTCCTGCTCTGGCCCACCCTGCGCGGCATCTGGCTCAGCTTCACGCGGTACAACCTGCTGACGCCGGCTGAGTGGGTCGGCCTGGACAATTACGTGCGCATGGTCCGCGACCCCCTTTTCTGGGAGTCCTTGCGTCTCACCGTCGAGTACGTCGTGATCAACATCGGCGTGCAGACCGTGGCGGCCCTGGCGATCGCCGTGCTCATGCAGCGGCTCACGCAGTCGGCCGTGCTGCGCGGCATCGTGCTGACGCCCTATCTCGTGTCGAACGTTGTCGCCGGCATCGTCTGGCTGTGGATGCTCGACACCCAGCTGGGCATCGGCAATCGCATCCTCGGCGCCATGGGCATGGAGCACATACCCTTCCTGGCCGACGAGACCTGGGCGATCCCGACCATCGCCCTCATCAACGTCTGGCGGCACGTCGGCTACACCGCACTGCTCCTCTTCGCCGGGCTCCAGGCCATTCCCGGCGACGTCTACGAAGCGGCGAGAGTCGACGGCGCGGGCGAGTGGCGGATGTTCTGGCGGGTGACGCTGCCGCTGCTGCGCCCGGTACTGGCAGTCGTTCTGATCATGACCGTGATCGGGTCGTTCCAGGTCTTCGACACCGTCGCGGTGACCACGGCCGGCGGCCCGGCCAATGCCACCAACGTCCTGCAGCTCTACATCTACAACTCCGCCTTCGGACGCTTCCAGTTCGGCTACGCCTCGGCCATGTCCGTCGCGCTGCTCGCCGTCCTCAGCGTGATCACCGTCATCCAGTACCGGCTCACCCGGGCCGGCCGGACCGACCTCGGTCAGTAG
- a CDS encoding ROK family protein — protein sequence MSTLAASWLPLSPGERAVALEVLTHGPLSRTEIARRLDLSPGSLTRLTKPLIESGLLIEADWPTDETSAAAAARQGRPSQPLDVIAESRHFAGFKITADTVYGVVTTLRSEIVAEHTQPLTTHEPHAVADLVHGMAEAFAEDFPQLAGIGIGVGGRVQDRAVVAESAFLGWSDVPIAELLEERSGLPVVVENDVAALIEAETWFGAGRGLERFAVLTIGAGIGYGLVLNGKLIRSGDDGRGVGKRWIVNPNGPLTPDGERGSAIALLTIPNICYQVQAATGREVDYEEVLALAAAGDPVASRVIDEAARGLGTLVAQIANFALPEKILLAGEGVGLVDVAAPAVQEAISANRHPLADPVVLESKVSDFHQWARGAAVLAIQVLVLGAKEG from the coding sequence ATGAGCACACTTGCCGCGAGCTGGTTGCCGCTGAGCCCTGGCGAACGGGCCGTGGCACTCGAGGTGCTGACCCACGGTCCGCTCTCCCGCACGGAGATCGCCCGACGGCTGGACCTCTCGCCCGGCAGCCTCACCCGGCTGACCAAGCCGCTCATCGAGTCCGGGCTGCTGATCGAGGCGGACTGGCCGACGGACGAGACCTCAGCAGCCGCGGCGGCCCGACAGGGACGCCCGTCCCAGCCACTGGACGTCATCGCCGAGTCACGTCACTTCGCCGGCTTCAAGATCACCGCGGACACCGTCTACGGGGTGGTCACCACACTGAGGAGCGAGATCGTCGCCGAGCACACCCAGCCGCTCACCACGCACGAACCGCACGCGGTGGCAGACCTCGTGCACGGCATGGCGGAAGCGTTCGCGGAGGATTTCCCGCAGCTGGCGGGGATAGGCATCGGCGTGGGTGGCCGGGTCCAGGACCGTGCCGTCGTCGCGGAGTCCGCCTTCCTCGGCTGGTCGGACGTGCCGATAGCAGAGCTCCTGGAGGAGCGGTCGGGCCTGCCCGTGGTCGTGGAGAACGATGTCGCCGCGTTGATAGAGGCCGAAACGTGGTTCGGCGCGGGCCGCGGGCTGGAGCGGTTCGCTGTCCTCACGATCGGCGCGGGCATCGGGTACGGCCTGGTGCTGAACGGCAAGCTGATCCGCTCCGGCGACGACGGGCGCGGCGTCGGCAAGCGCTGGATCGTCAATCCGAACGGCCCGCTCACTCCGGACGGCGAGCGCGGCAGCGCCATCGCCCTCCTCACCATTCCGAACATCTGCTACCAGGTCCAGGCCGCGACGGGCCGCGAGGTCGATTACGAAGAGGTCCTCGCACTCGCCGCGGCCGGTGATCCCGTGGCGTCCCGGGTGATCGACGAGGCTGCCCGGGGCCTGGGCACGCTGGTGGCGCAGATCGCGAACTTCGCCCTGCCGGAGAAGATCCTGCTCGCCGGCGAGGGCGTGGGCCTGGTCGACGTCGCGGCACCGGCGGTCCAGGAGGCCATATCCGCCAACCGGCACCCCTTGGCGGACCCCGTCGTCCTGGAGAGCAAGGTCTCCGACTTCCACCAGTGGGCCCGCGGCGCGGCAGTCCTGGCCATTCAGGTACTGGTACTGGGCGCGAAGGAGGGGTGA